A single window of Candidatus Obscuribacter sp. DNA harbors:
- a CDS encoding LysM peptidoglycan-binding domain-containing protein, producing MVYDRVTDKVSSAAPEPSGLAAQYADIMAPPLKAQSKDTSEVQSGSGRLKPMSAAEQADIPFRYIEAAAAKNQGRAPEHSQRFLAAQRAEQGVPVEQQADVKRWILAAAKFDQNKPREIIAKPGDTYWSVAEGLSKGVNGRRPTDVEVHTMVKKLAQFNGKTEAEAGSLKVGQVIKVPFER from the coding sequence ATGGTATACGACAGAGTCACAGACAAAGTTAGCTCAGCTGCCCCCGAGCCAAGCGGATTAGCCGCTCAGTATGCCGATATCATGGCTCCACCTCTAAAAGCACAGAGCAAGGACACAAGCGAAGTTCAATCCGGATCTGGGCGCCTCAAACCCATGTCGGCGGCAGAACAAGCAGACATTCCATTCCGTTACATCGAAGCAGCTGCTGCTAAAAATCAGGGCCGCGCCCCTGAGCATTCACAACGCTTTTTAGCCGCCCAGAGAGCTGAACAAGGTGTGCCAGTCGAACAACAAGCCGATGTCAAACGCTGGATTTTGGCGGCGGCAAAATTTGATCAAAACAAACCCAGAGAGATTATCGCCAAGCCCGGGGACACATACTGGTCGGTAGCTGAGGGCTTATCAAAAGGCGTAAATGGACGCCGACCCACAGATGTGGAGGTCCACACCATGGTCAAAAAGCTGGCTCAGTTTAACGGCAAAACCGAGGCTGAGGCTGGCTCTCTCAAGGTCGGGCAAGTGATTAAAGTACCCTTTGAGAGATAA